The following proteins are co-located in the Haloarcula marismortui ATCC 43049 genome:
- a CDS encoding secondary thiamine-phosphate synthase enzyme YjbQ, translating to MSATRFTVESDTHTDVIDITDRVRDVIPENAEGTCTVFVRHTTAGITVNEAEPRLLGDLSDALGDLIPDSGWDHDELDGNADSHVRAMFVGPSETIPVRDGDLDMGTWQSVLFVDCDGPRERAVDVVVTD from the coding sequence ATGAGCGCAACTCGGTTCACCGTCGAAAGCGACACGCACACAGACGTGATTGATATCACCGACCGGGTTCGGGACGTGATTCCTGAAAACGCCGAAGGGACCTGCACCGTTTTCGTCCGTCACACCACGGCTGGCATCACTGTCAACGAGGCCGAGCCGCGATTGCTGGGTGACCTCAGCGACGCCCTCGGGGACCTTATTCCGGACAGCGGGTGGGACCACGACGAACTGGACGGCAACGCGGATTCACACGTCCGGGCGATGTTCGTCGGGCCAAGCGAGACGATTCCCGTCCGCGACGGGGACCTCGATATGGGGACGTGGCAGTCCGTGCTGTTCGTTGACTGTGACGGGCCGCGCGAACGAGCGGTTGACGTAGTCGTCACCGACTGA
- a CDS encoding Mur ligase family protein: protein MNLKKCIQRLRKVANRGPSHKARLENIDEKIVVTGTRGKSGATRWLYEILYGRGRDAFAKITGNRPLVLHDGESHPIERGRRVTLYENEAQLRQYAPVETAIFENQAIGEYTTRTVHQRFTDPDVIFLTNIRSDHLDWLGDTPTQIARSFARTIPDGVTLVVGEQRPTLRAMLKRELEETDVQIRWVLVPKALQNVPGAETILGLNDVLEALGEQPLSDRQIEAYIDEMQVRWTTLADGRVYNAASVNDIDSTEIVRRALDDNDVDTIQPLIYLRPDRRARTASFLSYLDGLYSDDVFEVTHAVGPHAELFDNQASFPVATHDASKSASAVLDAALSPGWPVFIMGNTVADFMRDLEAEIEARRVDSSQGMPEKSTSANEKRAIERPQ, encoded by the coding sequence ATGAATCTCAAAAAATGTATCCAGCGGCTGCGCAAGGTTGCGAACCGAGGACCGTCGCACAAAGCCCGATTAGAGAACATAGACGAGAAGATCGTCGTAACCGGCACCCGCGGGAAATCCGGCGCAACGCGCTGGCTCTACGAGATTCTGTACGGTCGCGGACGAGACGCGTTCGCGAAGATTACCGGGAATCGGCCGCTCGTTCTGCATGACGGGGAATCCCACCCGATTGAGCGAGGGCGGCGAGTCACGCTGTACGAAAACGAGGCCCAGCTGCGACAGTACGCACCGGTCGAAACAGCAATCTTCGAGAATCAGGCGATTGGGGAGTACACCACGCGAACGGTCCATCAGCGGTTCACGGACCCCGATGTCATCTTTCTCACCAACATCAGGAGCGATCACCTCGACTGGCTCGGGGACACTCCCACACAGATAGCCCGGTCGTTCGCCAGAACGATTCCCGATGGTGTGACGCTCGTCGTCGGCGAACAGCGTCCGACTCTTCGCGCAATGCTGAAGCGAGAACTGGAGGAGACTGATGTTCAGATCCGCTGGGTGCTGGTTCCGAAGGCACTACAGAATGTGCCGGGCGCAGAAACGATACTCGGTCTGAATGACGTGCTTGAAGCACTTGGCGAACAGCCGCTCTCTGACCGGCAAATAGAGGCCTATATCGATGAAATGCAGGTCAGATGGACAACACTGGCCGACGGCCGCGTCTATAATGCTGCGTCAGTCAACGACATCGATAGTACCGAAATCGTCCGCCGGGCACTCGATGATAATGATGTTGACACTATCCAGCCGCTGATATACTTGCGTCCAGACCGCCGTGCCAGAACAGCGTCGTTTCTGTCCTATCTGGACGGGTTGTATTCGGATGATGTGTTCGAGGTAACGCACGCTGTTGGCCCGCACGCGGAACTGTTTGACAATCAGGCGTCGTTCCCGGTTGCGACGCACGATGCGTCGAAATCTGCAAGTGCTGTGTTAGACGCAGCACTGTCACCGGGCTGGCCGGTTTTCATCATGGGGAACACTGTCGCCGATTTCATGCGCGACCTCGAAGCCGAAATCGAGGCACGGCGGGTAGACAGTAGCCAGGGAATGCCGGAGAAATCCACGTCAGCGAACGAGAAACGAGCAATCGAACGTCCACAATAA
- a CDS encoding poly-gamma-glutamate biosynthesis protein PgsC/CapC — protein MILSGAIVITGLVLGVTATQLWDLRLSGVIVVPLFALYTLYDVSSLPVLVVSVAAAYWCLTVVSERTLLYGRRLLYTAILFGAVIPCIAVAVLASFGYYTSSIEVYAIGSILPGVAAYNLHRLEFERLVDDLVATGAAYIGLLILGSALVSETTLALLGTDATLLFSPASDVAQFRNVAVAGGNFGMMHGPAVGLSVLFLGLLVSLFVETVWNVRLYGIIALPLLALFVVAKPSVFLLYAAFLLATYAIIQFIHRRTLVYGRVLVSMAAVTAVLLSVPAEMLTALPGNYLLFTALIGGIGAYNVHRLSVTELRQSTRLSAAIFAVFVLLVSALTAPPPVPGGMGWIALVTVVALVPGGLTAARLEQQRRLDKRWRPVRRDSV, from the coding sequence ATGATACTCTCCGGAGCAATTGTTATCACTGGCCTGGTACTTGGGGTGACAGCCACGCAGTTGTGGGATCTCAGGCTGTCAGGGGTTATTGTCGTTCCCCTGTTTGCACTGTACACACTATATGACGTCTCATCCCTGCCAGTGCTGGTCGTCAGTGTCGCGGCTGCGTACTGGTGCCTTACGGTCGTTTCCGAACGGACACTGTTGTACGGTCGAAGGCTATTATATACCGCAATCTTGTTTGGCGCGGTCATTCCGTGTATTGCCGTCGCCGTACTAGCATCGTTCGGCTACTACACCAGCTCGATTGAGGTGTATGCGATCGGAAGCATTCTCCCGGGAGTCGCAGCGTATAACCTCCACCGACTTGAGTTTGAGCGACTGGTTGATGATCTCGTCGCGACCGGCGCTGCGTACATTGGCCTGCTCATACTCGGTTCTGCACTGGTCTCGGAGACCACACTGGCACTGCTCGGTACGGACGCAACGCTCCTGTTTTCGCCAGCATCTGATGTCGCACAGTTCCGGAATGTCGCTGTTGCAGGCGGTAATTTCGGGATGATGCACGGTCCGGCAGTCGGCCTGAGCGTTCTGTTCCTGGGACTACTGGTATCGTTGTTCGTGGAGACGGTCTGGAACGTCCGGCTATACGGGATTATCGCCCTCCCGCTACTGGCACTCTTTGTTGTCGCCAAGCCTTCCGTGTTTTTGCTCTATGCCGCCTTCCTGCTGGCGACGTATGCGATCATTCAGTTCATCCATCGACGGACATTGGTGTATGGGCGGGTCCTCGTTTCAATGGCAGCCGTCACTGCTGTGTTGCTGTCCGTCCCTGCCGAGATGCTCACCGCTCTTCCGGGCAATTACCTGTTGTTTACCGCGCTGATCGGCGGAATCGGTGCATACAACGTCCACCGCCTCTCTGTGACCGAACTCCGCCAGTCGACCCGGCTTTCGGCAGCCATTTTTGCCGTATTTGTGCTGCTGGTGTCAGCACTGACGGCTCCCCCACCAGTGCCCGGTGGAATGGGATGGATTGCGCTGGTGACGGTTGTAGCGCTCGTCCCCGGCGGGCTGACGGCTGCCCGGCTTGAACAGCAACGACGACTCGATAAGCGATGGCGACCAGTCAGGAGAGACTCGGTATGA
- a CDS encoding CBS domain-containing protein, whose translation MSGATVADCMTEPVLTVTAGEPALDVAAAMDDQSIKSVVIVDEACQPEGILTSTDYVRMTADGVDPTEATVGEHMTTDIVTTSPETALSAVASTMWDNNISHVPVVDDENRVTGILSATDLTVYLADD comes from the coding sequence ATGAGTGGCGCGACCGTCGCCGACTGCATGACCGAACCAGTGCTGACAGTGACTGCCGGCGAACCGGCGCTCGACGTTGCAGCGGCGATGGATGACCAGTCGATAAAGTCAGTCGTCATCGTCGACGAGGCGTGTCAGCCGGAGGGCATTCTCACCTCGACAGACTACGTCCGGATGACCGCCGACGGCGTCGACCCCACTGAAGCGACTGTGGGGGAGCACATGACGACCGATATCGTCACCACGTCGCCCGAGACGGCGCTTTCGGCGGTCGCAAGCACAATGTGGGACAACAATATCAGTCACGTGCCGGTCGTCGACGACGAGAACCGGGTGACGGGTATCCTCTCGGCCACGGACCTCACCGTCTATCTCGCTGACGACTGA
- a CDS encoding YeaH/YhbH family protein, with amino-acid sequence MGLKDDLERYRDVGEERRQDLSEFIQYGDLGQSRGDSVRIPIKIVDLPEFEYDQRDQGGVGQGEGAEEGDPVGQPQPQPGDDGDEDGEPGEEGGEHEYYEMDPEEFAEELDEQLGLDLEPKGKKVIEEKEGDFTDITRSGPSSTLDFERLFKKGLKRKLAMDFDEDYVREALKVDGWGPATVYEWTREQNMPVSKAWIDDAYEELPSEETAVWDSIEEMEDNVEEVETSQRIRREGVNQIPFRREDERYRYPEIVEEREKNVVVVNIRDVSGSMRQKKRELVERTFTPLDWYLTGKYDNAEFVYIAHDADAWEVDRNEFFGIRSGGGTRISSAYELAAEVLEEEYPWSEWNRYVFAAGDSENSSNDTEEKVIPLMEQIPANLHAYVETQPSGNAINATHAEEVERNFRDADNVAVAYVSSPEDVVDAIYDILSTEDQ; translated from the coding sequence ATGGGACTAAAAGACGACCTCGAACGGTACCGCGACGTGGGCGAGGAGCGCCGACAGGACCTCTCCGAGTTTATCCAGTACGGCGATCTGGGCCAGTCTCGGGGCGACTCGGTACGCATCCCGATCAAGATCGTCGACCTCCCTGAATTCGAGTACGACCAGCGCGACCAGGGCGGCGTCGGCCAGGGCGAAGGCGCCGAAGAGGGTGACCCAGTCGGCCAGCCACAGCCCCAGCCCGGCGACGACGGTGATGAGGACGGCGAACCCGGCGAGGAGGGCGGCGAACACGAGTACTACGAGATGGACCCCGAGGAGTTCGCCGAGGAACTCGACGAACAACTGGGGCTCGACCTCGAACCGAAGGGCAAGAAGGTCATCGAGGAGAAAGAGGGTGACTTCACGGACATCACCAGATCCGGCCCCTCCTCGACGCTTGACTTCGAGCGCCTGTTCAAGAAAGGGCTCAAGCGGAAGCTCGCGATGGACTTCGACGAGGACTACGTCCGCGAGGCGCTCAAAGTCGACGGCTGGGGGCCGGCCACGGTCTACGAGTGGACCCGCGAGCAGAACATGCCCGTCTCGAAGGCGTGGATCGACGACGCGTATGAGGAACTGCCAAGCGAGGAGACAGCCGTCTGGGACTCCATCGAAGAGATGGAAGACAACGTCGAGGAGGTCGAGACCTCCCAGCGTATCCGCCGGGAAGGAGTCAACCAGATCCCGTTCCGCCGCGAGGACGAACGCTACCGCTACCCCGAAATCGTCGAGGAACGCGAGAAGAACGTCGTGGTCGTGAACATCCGGGACGTTTCCGGGTCGATGCGCCAGAAGAAGCGGGAACTGGTCGAACGGACCTTTACGCCGCTTGACTGGTATCTCACAGGCAAGTACGACAACGCCGAGTTCGTCTACATTGCCCACGACGCCGACGCCTGGGAAGTCGACCGCAACGAGTTCTTCGGCATCCGCTCGGGCGGGGGCACCCGTATCTCCAGCGCGTACGAACTCGCCGCCGAAGTGCTCGAAGAGGAGTACCCCTGGAGCGAGTGGAACCGCTACGTGTTCGCGGCGGGCGACAGCGAAAACTCCTCGAACGACACCGAGGAGAAGGTCATCCCGCTGATGGAACAGATTCCGGCGAACCTCCACGCCTACGTGGAGACCCAGCCGAGCGGGAACGCCATCAACGCCACCCACGCCGAGGAGGTCGAACGCAACTTCCGGGACGCCGACAACGTCGCGGTCGCGTACGTCTCCTCGCCGGAGGACGTGGTGGACGCCATCTACGACATACTCAGCACGGAGGACCAATGA
- a CDS encoding AMP-dependent synthetase/ligase, with protein sequence MTGGNHADWRQAEEEYTDEVIGDDTLGEMFAASAARNADTTAQLYKGGVYDRSLTDDVIPAAPDGDYAALSYERMHQLVKYLAAGFRDLGVGSDARVGILSNTRMEWALSDFAILSAGGVVTTVYTDSSSKQVQYLLSDPEASAVVVENAAMLDRVLAIEDDLSLSFIVVMDDTDVDREDVHTLKTVYRRGEETFSETAYQSWLDERDPDDLASLIYTSGTTGQPKGVRLTHRNFRANVNQTRKRIGPRPDKPSDLPTITADTRSIAFLPLAHVFERLAGHFFMYASGAAVSYAESPDTLADDLQTVKPMTGLSVPRVYERIFDNMRTQASESPLKKRIFDWSMDVAREYARTENPGPILTAKHSLADRLVYSTVKERLGGNIEFMVSGGGSLSKTLCETFLGMGLTILEGYGLTETSPVLSVNPPEDIRPGTLGAPLPAVDVHIDTGVVDASEFDGVTGDVGELLVDGPNVTQGYWNAPDATARAFTEIDGTQWFRTGDIVERTDDDFLIYHDRLKELLVLSTGKNVAPQPIEDQFATNDRVDQVMVVGDDQKFVGAIIVPNFEELHRWADSEGIDLPDDPEALVDDERVHAWVQTAVDAVNEELERVERIKSFALVSREWTAENDLLTPSMKKKRRNIRSAYREKLAEIYGEQQVEAA encoded by the coding sequence ATGACCGGAGGCAATCACGCTGACTGGCGTCAGGCCGAGGAAGAGTACACTGACGAAGTCATCGGCGACGACACGCTGGGCGAGATGTTCGCCGCAAGCGCGGCACGGAACGCCGACACAACAGCTCAGCTGTACAAGGGTGGCGTCTACGACCGGTCACTGACTGACGACGTGATACCGGCGGCTCCTGACGGCGACTACGCCGCTCTCAGCTACGAACGGATGCATCAGCTCGTCAAATACTTGGCCGCAGGATTCCGTGACCTCGGTGTCGGCTCGGACGCTCGCGTCGGTATCCTGTCCAACACCCGGATGGAGTGGGCGCTGAGTGACTTTGCCATTCTGTCTGCGGGTGGGGTGGTGACGACCGTGTATACGGATTCCTCGTCGAAACAGGTGCAGTATCTGTTGTCGGACCCAGAGGCGAGCGCCGTCGTCGTGGAGAACGCTGCGATGCTGGACCGTGTGCTGGCTATCGAGGACGACCTGTCGCTCTCGTTCATCGTTGTCATGGACGACACCGATGTGGACCGCGAAGACGTACACACGCTCAAAACGGTGTACAGGCGCGGCGAGGAAACGTTCAGCGAGACGGCATACCAGTCCTGGCTGGACGAACGCGACCCCGACGACCTGGCGAGCCTCATCTACACCTCCGGGACGACGGGCCAACCGAAAGGGGTCCGGCTTACCCACCGCAACTTCCGGGCGAATGTCAATCAGACGCGCAAGCGAATCGGGCCACGACCGGACAAGCCGTCGGACCTCCCGACCATTACCGCAGACACGCGTTCGATAGCGTTCCTCCCGCTGGCGCACGTGTTCGAACGCCTTGCAGGCCATTTCTTCATGTACGCCTCTGGCGCAGCTGTGAGCTACGCCGAGAGTCCGGATACACTGGCTGATGACCTTCAGACTGTGAAACCGATGACCGGGCTGAGCGTCCCCAGAGTGTACGAGCGCATTTTCGACAATATGCGAACGCAGGCCAGCGAGTCCCCGCTGAAAAAGCGCATTTTCGACTGGTCGATGGACGTAGCCCGCGAGTACGCCCGCACTGAGAATCCGGGACCGATACTCACAGCGAAACACTCGCTTGCGGACCGCCTCGTCTACAGCACCGTCAAAGAACGGCTCGGCGGGAACATCGAGTTCATGGTCAGTGGGGGCGGCAGCCTCTCGAAAACGCTCTGTGAGACGTTCCTCGGGATGGGACTGACGATACTCGAAGGATATGGACTCACGGAAACGTCACCGGTTCTGAGTGTGAACCCGCCGGAAGACATCAGGCCCGGCACCCTGGGAGCCCCGTTGCCTGCTGTCGACGTTCACATCGACACCGGTGTCGTCGACGCCAGCGAGTTCGACGGCGTGACCGGCGACGTGGGCGAACTGCTCGTCGACGGCCCGAACGTCACGCAGGGGTACTGGAACGCGCCCGATGCGACGGCGCGGGCCTTCACGGAAATTGACGGCACCCAGTGGTTCCGCACCGGCGATATCGTCGAACGCACCGACGACGATTTCCTTATTTATCACGACCGCCTCAAAGAACTGCTCGTCCTTTCGACGGGAAAAAACGTCGCGCCACAGCCCATCGAAGACCAGTTCGCGACGAACGACCGGGTCGACCAGGTCATGGTCGTCGGCGACGACCAGAAGTTCGTCGGCGCGATAATCGTCCCGAACTTCGAGGAACTCCACCGGTGGGCCGACAGCGAGGGTATCGACCTTCCCGATGACCCCGAGGCACTGGTCGATGACGAACGCGTCCACGCGTGGGTCCAGACTGCCGTCGACGCGGTCAACGAGGAACTCGAACGTGTCGAGCGGATCAAGTCGTTCGCGCTCGTCTCCCGGGAGTGGACCGCCGAGAACGACTTGCTCACGCCGTCGATGAAAAAGAAGCGACGCAACATCCGCAGCGCGTACCGCGAGAAACTCGCCGAAATATACGGCGAGCAGCAGGTCGAGGCAGCCTGA
- a CDS encoding cytochrome P450, translating into MERTAHTPPGLPVVGNLPRLARDPLRFLTGMQDAYANQYPLVRVDPQVGQSVTVVLDPDIAHEVLADRDRFRRPNVGAQEQRRQGLVSSDGALWEQQRSVLDPEFVGGRLADYAEIAGDTLEETLTAWPESGRVDLFEELSILTMRVITRSLFSQDTDRERGETVHEALAALNDEFDASVFDLVLPEQLQSGVSAEFEEADAVLDSVATEFVDWHLNHEDPPRDVITALIDAKADPDIELSENELIDQTVLFMTGGQETTALTIAYAFYWLSQNPAAKERVRAEAQDVLDGGQPGWADLSDLTYTERVVRETLRLTPAVWSVSREAREPVTLAGTDLDAGEFVMLPIYAHHRDSRVWSDPLTFDPDRWAGSASRGDSAYYPFGSGPRVCIGRQVALTEAQFALAHVLQHYDVQVTADELDLQPSVTLRPSGPMEAEISALE; encoded by the coding sequence ATGGAGCGAACGGCACACACGCCACCGGGGCTTCCGGTTGTGGGGAATCTGCCACGACTGGCGAGGGACCCATTGCGTTTTCTCACCGGGATGCAGGACGCCTACGCAAACCAGTACCCGCTCGTCCGGGTCGACCCACAGGTTGGACAGTCAGTCACAGTTGTGCTTGACCCCGACATCGCCCATGAGGTCCTCGCGGACCGTGACCGGTTCCGCCGCCCAAACGTCGGAGCGCAGGAGCAACGGCGACAGGGACTGGTATCGAGTGACGGCGCGCTCTGGGAGCAACAGCGGTCAGTGCTGGACCCGGAGTTCGTCGGCGGCCGGCTGGCGGACTACGCCGAGATTGCCGGCGACACTCTAGAGGAGACGCTGACAGCCTGGCCTGAGTCGGGGCGCGTAGACCTGTTCGAAGAGCTGTCAATACTGACGATGCGCGTCATCACACGGTCGCTGTTCAGCCAGGACACCGACCGCGAACGCGGGGAAACCGTCCATGAAGCGCTGGCCGCGCTTAATGATGAGTTCGACGCCTCTGTGTTCGATTTGGTCCTGCCCGAGCAGTTACAGTCCGGCGTCTCCGCGGAGTTCGAGGAAGCCGATGCAGTACTTGACTCGGTGGCAACGGAGTTCGTGGACTGGCATCTCAACCACGAGGACCCGCCCCGGGATGTGATTACTGCGCTTATCGACGCAAAGGCAGACCCGGACATCGAGCTCTCCGAGAACGAGCTCATCGACCAGACCGTGCTGTTCATGACTGGTGGCCAAGAGACGACAGCACTGACGATTGCCTACGCGTTCTACTGGTTGTCTCAGAACCCGGCTGCAAAGGAGCGTGTCAGGGCGGAGGCACAGGATGTGCTGGACGGGGGACAGCCGGGATGGGCCGACCTGTCCGACCTCACCTACACGGAGCGTGTTGTCAGGGAGACGCTGCGGCTGACGCCGGCGGTCTGGAGCGTGTCTCGCGAGGCTCGGGAGCCGGTCACGCTTGCAGGAACCGACCTAGACGCAGGCGAGTTTGTCATGCTCCCCATATACGCTCATCACCGGGACAGTCGCGTGTGGTCGGACCCCCTGACGTTCGACCCGGACCGGTGGGCCGGTTCAGCCTCCCGCGGCGATAGCGCGTACTACCCCTTCGGCAGCGGGCCACGGGTGTGTATCGGTCGCCAGGTCGCCTTGACCGAGGCACAGTTCGCCCTTGCGCACGTGCTGCAGCACTACGACGTACAGGTGACTGCGGATGAACTTGATTTACAGCCGAGTGTGACACTGCGGCCGTCGGGACCGATGGAAGCCGAGATATCAGCCCTTGAGTAG
- a CDS encoding SpoVR family protein, with product MNNDRFAKQRVADDLDEPVEEAGNLARKLGLKPYPVNYWIVDYDEMNELIAYGGFQQRYPHWRWGMQYDRQQKQGQFLGGKAFEIVNNDDPAHAFLQESNTLADQKAVITHVEAHADFFANNEWFRMFTDGSSRTTTDESGEDRRRGPDAAGMLARHGDTIQEYMQDPDIERAEVERFIDHVLCLEDNIDQHIPYSPVETVPEEFEDIEGADVTEQLDDLELSEEVKRQVFDEEWLDAQRDDDENVTFPAEPDKDVLGFLRKHGMQYDADAERATEMEDWQIELLELLRREAYYFAPQKMTKVMNEGWASYWESLMMTGEQFAGDDEFILYSDHMSKVLGSGGLNPYSLGLEIWEYVENTENRREVIERLLRVKGITWRNFDDSVDYEMVQGRLEPPAWLTDIPGHLDDLDPEDARVDADGLAAARDGEFDVEQYPWKVLTYEGLAQRHYSLVKPQYRGFVSRVGQEELERTARYMFDDSRYDSVAEALSDVDYTRGWERMREIRESHNDVTFLDEFLTQEFVDDNDYFTYEYTHASGDYRVTSTDHEDVKKKLMLQFTNFGKPTVVVEDGNYQNRNELLLAHQYNGVMLDIGQAKEVLKRTFELWGRPVNLLTIVKEFDDHDVEVAKRRDREPEPEEIGKRIRYDGDEVTVTDVDWAEVEHLTATDIDYNTKPDEWLA from the coding sequence ATGAACAACGATAGATTCGCGAAACAGCGCGTAGCCGATGACCTCGACGAACCCGTCGAGGAGGCTGGCAATCTCGCCAGAAAGCTCGGTCTGAAGCCGTATCCGGTGAACTACTGGATCGTCGACTACGACGAGATGAACGAACTCATCGCCTACGGCGGGTTTCAGCAGCGATACCCGCACTGGCGCTGGGGAATGCAGTACGACCGCCAGCAGAAGCAGGGCCAGTTCCTCGGCGGCAAGGCCTTCGAAATCGTCAACAACGACGACCCAGCCCACGCATTCCTTCAGGAATCGAACACGCTGGCTGACCAGAAGGCCGTCATCACCCACGTCGAAGCCCACGCGGACTTCTTCGCCAACAACGAGTGGTTCCGGATGTTCACCGACGGCTCCTCCCGGACGACGACCGATGAGTCCGGCGAGGACCGCCGCCGCGGCCCTGACGCCGCCGGGATGCTCGCCCGCCACGGCGACACCATCCAGGAGTACATGCAAGACCCCGACATTGAGCGGGCCGAGGTCGAGCGGTTCATCGACCACGTCCTCTGTCTGGAGGACAACATCGACCAGCATATTCCCTACAGCCCGGTCGAGACGGTCCCCGAGGAGTTCGAGGACATTGAAGGGGCGGACGTGACCGAGCAGCTGGATGATCTTGAACTCTCCGAGGAGGTCAAACGGCAGGTGTTCGACGAGGAGTGGCTGGACGCCCAGCGCGACGACGACGAGAACGTCACGTTCCCCGCCGAACCTGACAAGGATGTTCTCGGGTTCCTCCGCAAGCACGGGATGCAGTACGACGCGGACGCCGAGCGCGCTACGGAGATGGAAGATTGGCAGATAGAACTGCTGGAACTGCTCCGCCGGGAGGCCTACTACTTCGCCCCACAGAAGATGACGAAGGTGATGAACGAGGGGTGGGCCTCCTACTGGGAATCCCTGATGATGACCGGCGAGCAGTTCGCCGGCGACGACGAGTTCATCCTCTACTCCGACCACATGTCGAAGGTACTGGGGTCGGGCGGGCTGAACCCCTACAGCCTCGGGCTGGAAATCTGGGAGTACGTCGAGAACACGGAGAACCGCCGCGAGGTCATCGAGCGTCTGCTCCGGGTCAAGGGCATCACCTGGCGGAACTTCGACGACAGCGTCGATTACGAGATGGTACAGGGCCGTCTCGAACCCCCAGCGTGGCTCACCGACATTCCGGGCCACCTCGACGACCTCGACCCCGAGGACGCCCGTGTCGACGCCGACGGACTGGCGGCGGCCCGCGACGGCGAGTTCGACGTGGAACAGTACCCCTGGAAAGTCCTGACCTACGAGGGGCTGGCCCAGCGGCACTACTCGCTGGTCAAACCCCAGTACCGCGGCTTCGTCTCCCGGGTCGGGCAAGAGGAACTGGAACGGACCGCCCGCTACATGTTTGACGATTCGCGCTACGACAGCGTTGCGGAGGCACTCTCGGACGTGGACTACACCCGCGGTTGGGAGCGGATGCGGGAAATCCGGGAGAGCCACAACGACGTGACCTTCCTCGATGAGTTCCTCACCCAGGAGTTCGTCGACGACAACGACTACTTCACCTACGAGTACACCCACGCCTCGGGCGACTACCGGGTGACCTCGACAGACCACGAGGATGTCAAGAAGAAACTGATGTTGCAGTTCACCAACTTCGGGAAGCCAACCGTCGTCGTCGAGGACGGCAACTACCAGAACCGCAACGAACTGCTGCTCGCTCATCAGTACAACGGCGTGATGCTCGACATCGGGCAGGCCAAGGAAGTGCTCAAGCGCACCTTCGAACTCTGGGGCCGCCCGGTGAACCTCCTGACCATCGTCAAGGAGTTCGACGACCACGACGTGGAGGTCGCCAAGCGCCGCGACCGCGAACCCGAGCCCGAAGAAATCGGCAAGCGAATCCGCTACGACGGCGACGAGGTGACCGTCACTGACGTGGACTGGGCCGAGGTCGAACACCTCACCGCGACCGACATCGATTACAACACCAAGCCGGACGAATGGCTGGCCTGA